From a region of the Tachyglossus aculeatus isolate mTacAcu1 unplaced genomic scaffold, mTacAcu1.pri scaffold_1_arrow_ctg1, whole genome shotgun sequence genome:
- the LOC119923510 gene encoding olfactory receptor 1-like: protein MTPRLQASGTERIVISFSWFLLVQQSMELKSQSHITEFILLRLPTPPGQQELCFVLFLALYLVTVAGNLLIVLAIDAGQHADTQPAISYTGCLSQICFFLLFGNLDNFLLAVMAYDRHVAICRPLSYVTTMSPRLSAMMVVTCWVLTALHALVHTLLMTRLSFCTDRLVPHFFCDLSTLLHLSYSDTSVYKVVIIIVREAVVVGPFLGILVSYTHSFCVVLRVPSVRGLLRAISTCDSHLAVVSLFYGTITGLYLCPSPSRSAEQGSVVAVLYTVVTPLLNPFIPFSACATVTYSSKCAGP, encoded by the exons CTAGTCCAACAGAGCATGGAGTTGAAGAGCCAGAGCCACATCACTGAGTTCATCCTGCTGAGACTACCCACCCCGCCAGGGCAACAGGAGCTGTGCTTTGTGCTGTTCCTGGCTCTGTACCTGGTCACCGTAGCGGGGAATCTGCTCATTGTTCTGGCCATCG atgctggccaGCATGCAGACACACAACCAGCCATCTCCTACACTGGATGCCTGAGCCAGATCTGCTTTTTCCTGTTATTTGGCAATCTGGACAATTTCCTCTTGGCTGTAATGGCATATGACCGCCATGTAGCCATCTGCCGGCCCCTGAGTTATGTCACAACCATGAGCCCCCGGCTTTCTGC aatgatggtGGTCACCTGCTGGGTCCTCACTGCTCTCCATGCACTTGTCCATACCCTCCTGATGACTCGGTTGTCATTCTGCACAGACAGGTTGGTcccccacttcttctgtgacctaTCCACTCTGCTACATCTCTCCTACTCTGACACCTCTGTCTATAAAGTGGTCATCATCATTGTCAGGGAAGCAGTGGTGGTGGGCCCATTCTTGGGCATCCTGGTCTCCTACACCCACAGCTTCTGTGTAGTCTTGAGGGTGCCATCTGTCCGGGGGCTGCTTCGAGCCATTTCTACCTGTGACTCCCACCTGGCTGTGGTGTCCCTTTTCTATGGGACCATAACTGGTCTTTACCTGTGCCCCTCCCCTAGCCGCTCAGCAGAGCAGGGGTCTGTGGTGGCTGTGCTGTACACGGTAGTAACCCCATTGCTCAACCCTTTCATCCCCTTCAGTGCCTGTGCAACTGTGACCTACTCCAGCAAATGTGCCGGACCCTGA